In Sulfurisphaera javensis, a single genomic region encodes these proteins:
- a CDS encoding cellulase codes for MRIKIVIIIVLFLILSFVAGYYIGLKSHQSNLSGLTNTLSNSKATTTISDNSITLTLFPGKPTYFSMIGNYLADSEYGLGEIYGVNTSLYISPYMWNVKSAKGVVNMTVNPFLHVTVNLTNVQKITPTIMVDGYPDVIYGDEPFFPVYNKTIESPYLELPELVEDLPTYMYSYVNFSVWDINGTINDFSYDIWLSPNPYAYNLHYGDYEIMIWMYWQQNLNTTPGFLKYAKYLGITQIPTYINGTYYSNWPYFVYILPQTGSAGGWTTIYFISVKPIEGLIGFPIASVLKNMGSFLIEDGVTNYDPYDTYLLNIRVGMEFNGTNVLLGYNLYQWYIIEEFHSTS; via the coding sequence ATGAGGATAAAAATAGTTATAATAATAGTTCTCTTTCTTATACTATCCTTTGTTGCTGGCTATTATATAGGTTTAAAGAGTCATCAAAGTAATTTAAGTGGTTTAACAAATACGTTAAGTAATTCCAAGGCGACTACTACCATTTCAGATAATTCAATTACATTGACCTTATTCCCTGGAAAGCCAACATATTTTAGCATGATAGGTAACTATCTCGCTGATAGTGAATATGGACTTGGTGAAATTTATGGTGTTAACACTTCTCTTTACATTTCACCGTATATGTGGAATGTGAAATCTGCTAAAGGGGTTGTAAATATGACTGTTAATCCCTTCTTACACGTTACTGTTAATCTAACAAACGTTCAAAAGATTACACCAACAATTATGGTTGATGGTTATCCAGATGTTATTTATGGGGATGAACCATTCTTCCCAGTGTACAATAAGACTATAGAATCACCATATTTAGAATTACCAGAGCTTGTTGAAGATTTACCAACCTATATGTACTCTTATGTTAATTTCTCAGTTTGGGATATAAATGGCACAATAAATGATTTCTCGTATGATATTTGGCTTTCACCAAACCCATACGCATACAACCTACACTATGGGGATTATGAAATTATGATCTGGATGTATTGGCAACAGAATCTTAACACAACACCAGGCTTTCTTAAATATGCCAAATACTTGGGAATTACGCAGATTCCAACATACATTAACGGCACCTATTATAGTAACTGGCCATACTTCGTATATATCTTACCACAAACTGGGTCTGCTGGAGGGTGGACTACTATATATTTCATTTCAGTAAAACCAATTGAGGGACTGATTGGATTTCCAATAGCAAGCGTATTAAAGAATATGGGATCATTCTTAATTGAGGATGGAGTAACAAATTATGACCCTTATGATACGTATCTGCTAAACATTCGCGTTGGAATGGAATTTAATGGAACGAATGTGCTGTTAGGATATAACTTATATCAATGGTATATCATAGAAGAATTTCACTCTACTAGTTAA
- a CDS encoding L-aspartate oxidase: MIYIIGSGIAGLSAAVALKKSGKKVTVISKKVDGGSTPIAKGGVAAAVGNDDSPELHAQDTIKVGDGLCDIKTVNYVTSEAKGVVETFESWGFEFEPDLRLEGGHSKRRVLHKTDETGREIFNFLLKTSKEEGIPIIEDKLISINVKDNKVVGFVTEKRGLVEDVDKLVLATGGYSYLFEYSSTQSTNVGDGMAIAFKAGAILSDMEFVQFHPTVTNLGGETFLLTETLRGEGAQIYNEKGERFLFNYDKRGELAPRDILSRAIYTEMLKGHKVFIDLSKIDNFEKKFPVVNAYLKRHGYSYKDKILIFPAAHFVDGGIRVNIRGESNIVNLYAIGEVSDSGLHGANRLASNSLLEGLVFGINLPRYIDSSWEGISTDDGVIYSVKLHGTKRFSIEEIRKINWDNVGIIRNEEKLNKAIQLYTDSCQNEVIISYLTALAAEIRKESRGNHYREDYPYKDPKWEKRIYFKLAT; this comes from the coding sequence ATGATCTATATAATTGGTTCAGGAATTGCTGGCTTATCTGCTGCGGTAGCGCTAAAGAAATCTGGGAAGAAAGTTACTGTAATAAGTAAAAAAGTAGATGGAGGTTCTACTCCAATTGCAAAAGGTGGTGTAGCTGCGGCTGTTGGAAATGATGATAGTCCAGAGTTACACGCACAAGATACTATTAAGGTTGGAGATGGTCTTTGTGATATAAAAACTGTCAATTATGTTACTTCTGAGGCTAAAGGAGTTGTTGAAACATTTGAAAGCTGGGGTTTTGAATTTGAGCCAGATTTAAGATTAGAAGGAGGACATTCAAAGAGAAGAGTTCTTCATAAGACTGATGAAACTGGAAGAGAAATATTCAACTTTTTACTGAAGACATCTAAGGAGGAAGGAATTCCTATCATTGAAGATAAGTTAATTAGTATAAACGTAAAGGATAATAAAGTAGTTGGCTTTGTTACAGAAAAGAGAGGTTTAGTAGAAGACGTTGATAAATTAGTATTAGCTACTGGTGGTTACTCCTATTTGTTTGAATATTCATCTACTCAATCTACAAATGTTGGAGATGGAATGGCTATAGCGTTTAAGGCTGGTGCTATTTTATCGGATATGGAGTTTGTACAATTTCATCCAACAGTTACTAACCTAGGTGGAGAAACTTTCTTACTTACAGAGACCTTAAGAGGAGAAGGAGCTCAAATTTATAATGAAAAGGGAGAAAGGTTCCTTTTTAATTATGATAAGAGAGGGGAACTAGCTCCTAGGGATATCCTTTCAAGAGCAATATATACTGAAATGCTAAAGGGACATAAAGTTTTCATTGATTTAAGCAAAATTGATAATTTCGAAAAGAAATTCCCTGTAGTAAATGCTTATTTAAAGAGACATGGTTATAGTTATAAAGATAAAATATTAATCTTTCCTGCAGCTCATTTTGTAGATGGTGGGATTAGAGTAAATATTAGAGGAGAAAGTAACATAGTGAATTTATATGCAATTGGTGAGGTTAGTGATTCTGGTCTGCATGGAGCTAATAGGTTAGCTAGTAACTCACTTTTAGAAGGTTTGGTTTTTGGAATTAACTTACCTAGATATATAGATAGTTCATGGGAAGGTATTTCAACTGATGATGGAGTAATATATTCTGTTAAACTTCATGGTACCAAAAGATTTAGCATAGAAGAGATAAGAAAAATTAACTGGGATAACGTTGGAATAATAAGAAATGAAGAGAAGTTGAATAAGGCTATACAGCTTTACACTGATTCTTGTCAAAATGAGGTTATAATATCTTATTTAACCGCATTAGCAGCTGAGATTAGAAAAGAAAGTAGAGGTAACCATTATAGGGAGGACTATCCATATAAGGATCCTAAATGGGAAAAGAGAATTTACTTCAAGTTAGCTACTTAA
- the nadA gene encoding quinolinate synthase NadA, translated as MPDMLELINQIKQLKKEKNAIILGHNYMEYGVQLVSDFTGDSYDLAVKAMKTNADIIVFAGVYFMAEQAAALNQDKKVLSPDPNAGCSLSDSLDVETLKKYKEMYPEAPVVLYINTSIYTKALADYIVTSSTAIKVVKSLNADKIIFGPDANLANYVERKTGKKLIKVPPNGRCIVHANYTKQLVTLARKKYPNAILMAHPESPLEILEAADFVGSTNQIINFAKESPYKEFIVATELGMINALKIQVPNKTFYPLVTTEACACARCPYMAMITLEKIKRSLEEEVYEVKVPKDVAEKAKEAFERTMKILSS; from the coding sequence ATGCCAGATATGTTGGAATTAATAAATCAAATAAAACAATTAAAAAAAGAGAAGAATGCAATCATTTTAGGACACAATTACATGGAATATGGCGTTCAATTAGTTTCTGACTTTACTGGTGATTCTTATGATTTAGCTGTAAAAGCAATGAAAACTAATGCAGATATAATTGTTTTTGCCGGAGTTTACTTTATGGCAGAGCAAGCTGCAGCATTAAACCAAGATAAGAAAGTATTATCCCCTGATCCAAATGCAGGTTGCTCCTTATCTGATTCTTTAGATGTTGAAACATTAAAAAAGTATAAGGAAATGTATCCAGAGGCACCAGTAGTTCTATATATAAACACTAGCATTTATACAAAAGCTTTAGCTGATTATATTGTAACTTCATCTACAGCTATAAAAGTTGTTAAAAGCCTTAATGCTGATAAAATTATCTTTGGACCAGATGCTAATTTAGCTAATTATGTTGAAAGAAAAACAGGTAAGAAATTAATTAAAGTTCCTCCTAATGGAAGATGTATTGTTCACGCTAATTACACTAAGCAATTAGTTACATTAGCAAGGAAAAAATATCCCAATGCTATATTAATGGCTCACCCAGAAAGTCCTTTAGAAATACTTGAAGCTGCAGATTTTGTAGGTTCAACGAATCAAATAATAAACTTTGCCAAAGAGAGTCCATATAAGGAGTTTATTGTTGCAACTGAGTTGGGAATGATAAATGCTTTGAAAATTCAAGTTCCCAACAAAACGTTTTATCCATTAGTTACAACTGAAGCTTGCGCATGCGCAAGATGCCCATATATGGCTATGATTACTTTAGAGAAAATTAAAAGATCATTAGAAGAAGAAGTTTATGAGGTTAAAGTTCCTAAAGACGTTGCTGAAAAAGCTAAAGAAGCATTTGAAAGAACAATGAAAATTTTAAGTAGCTAA
- a CDS encoding biotin/lipoate A/B protein ligase family protein has product MRLIVEEGNSGDRQMALDETMLILLSKDLIPETVRLWNFKPTTLSLGRFLAVKDWVNEEVLSQYGFPLVRRFTGGGPALHDENGEITWSVVLKGNDMMKAYQLISKALIHALSKFGLKGEFSPINDVIVEGKKIVGMAGAIKRNSILVHGTFMYDTNLEYMKVIKSPKVKEVERGEAKARVTTLSILLGYKVSRKEALNALIEGFESIFNLEDGELTDLEKDISESLRFKYTNPQWTYLR; this is encoded by the coding sequence ATGAGATTAATTGTCGAGGAAGGAAATTCTGGAGATAGACAAATGGCATTAGATGAGACCATGCTTATTTTACTTTCTAAAGATTTAATACCAGAAACCGTGAGGCTATGGAACTTTAAGCCTACAACTTTATCATTAGGAAGATTTTTAGCTGTTAAGGATTGGGTGAATGAGGAGGTTTTATCTCAATACGGTTTCCCCTTAGTAAGACGTTTTACAGGCGGAGGACCAGCCTTACATGATGAAAATGGAGAAATTACTTGGAGTGTTGTGCTAAAAGGAAATGATATGATGAAAGCATATCAGCTTATTTCTAAGGCTTTAATTCACGCATTGTCTAAATTTGGTTTAAAGGGGGAATTTTCTCCGATAAATGATGTTATTGTTGAGGGTAAGAAGATTGTTGGAATGGCTGGAGCTATAAAAAGAAATTCAATATTAGTTCATGGGACTTTCATGTATGATACTAATCTAGAATATATGAAAGTTATTAAATCTCCTAAAGTTAAGGAAGTTGAAAGAGGAGAAGCTAAAGCTAGAGTTACCACTCTTTCCATTCTTTTAGGTTATAAAGTGAGCAGGAAGGAAGCTTTAAATGCATTAATTGAGGGATTTGAATCAATATTTAATCTTGAGGACGGTGAGTTAACTGATTTGGAAAAAGATATTTCTGAATCATTAAGGTTTAAATACACAAATCCTCAATGGACATATTTGAGATGA
- a CDS encoding respiratory chain complex I subunit 1 family protein: MISTLIETIIQVFGVVLLSPLYSGILDKLKANIASRKGPSIFQPYYDIFKLLKKETVISNYASEVFIYTPYIIFSIYLVISFVIPVVYPEPVFFTPIVDFLGGALLFSLASFLKIVASMESGSNFVSLSAARASSFNFLGEATLITVFFAVALGTGTNNPYVEHEYAESFTFYLALDHVTATVAFFMLWIFETGKLPVESSGLSEMGMIDDGLLYEYSGKPLALLKWGGYIKQYLLGSVLLNVFLFPWGLQSGVFGAIEDLGIMFLKWMLLIFITLVIDSSLAKLRLYKIQDFLAVAFVLSVLSLLLVVIQNE, encoded by the coding sequence ATGATCTCAACATTAATAGAAACTATAATTCAAGTTTTTGGTGTAGTGCTTTTATCTCCATTGTATTCCGGAATATTAGATAAGTTAAAAGCAAACATAGCCTCTAGGAAAGGGCCTAGTATATTTCAACCTTATTACGATATTTTCAAATTATTAAAGAAGGAGACGGTAATTTCAAATTACGCATCAGAGGTTTTTATTTATACTCCATATATTATATTTTCTATATATTTAGTGATCTCATTTGTTATTCCAGTTGTTTACCCAGAACCGGTTTTCTTTACTCCTATTGTTGATTTCTTAGGTGGAGCTTTACTTTTCTCTTTAGCTTCTTTCTTAAAAATAGTTGCTTCTATGGAATCTGGTAGTAATTTTGTTTCTTTGAGTGCTGCTAGAGCTTCCTCTTTTAACTTTCTTGGGGAAGCTACTCTTATAACTGTGTTTTTTGCTGTTGCTTTAGGTACAGGAACAAATAATCCTTATGTGGAGCACGAGTATGCTGAGTCTTTTACATTTTATTTAGCTTTAGATCATGTTACAGCTACTGTTGCTTTCTTTATGCTATGGATATTTGAGACTGGAAAATTACCTGTAGAGAGTTCCGGCTTATCTGAAATGGGTATGATTGATGATGGATTGCTTTACGAGTATAGTGGAAAACCATTGGCTTTGTTAAAGTGGGGAGGTTACATTAAACAATATCTTTTGGGTTCTGTGTTGCTGAATGTGTTTTTATTCCCATGGGGGTTGCAAAGTGGTGTATTTGGTGCAATAGAGGACTTAGGTATAATGTTTCTTAAATGGATGTTGCTGATTTTCATTACTTTAGTAATTGATTCTAGTCTTGCAAAGTTAAGATTGTACAAGATTCAAGATTTCTTAGCTGTTGCATTTGTCCTTTCTGTTTTGTCTCTTTTATTGGTGGTGATTCAAAATGAATGA
- a CDS encoding SufD family Fe-S cluster assembly protein: MSIIDFSSAEKYISNLENKGERQKLLSLAESLPYQVINDSPTVKHYTEWSEYDKLNLTIFPSKEEIKKKYELEGYRTIYIQDDFISGGLVSEEPTNSLIKPEEHKLVALTLALSRKIKIDIEKSDKVLIYHRVAERNYFSPANIEINVKDGAITDIVYLAENEIPNSLQTAITSLRVSRDSQANFTLISTSSYIYNYVKVYCEGELNSTIFATKSKMAHIEYTTILDKESKSVFSAKSIGTNDDKIDIRIIVQHQGQKSVSDGNLKGIATDNAFVVIRGDASINETALDSSTSIIGRAFILGKDAKAIVAPMLEVKTGRVMMAKHSASVSRVPEDLIFYLENRGLSRKEAESFLIRGFIEDEKDPEILKKIIEEVLTSSKIIVSV; this comes from the coding sequence ATGAGTATAATAGATTTTTCTTCTGCAGAGAAATATATTTCTAATTTAGAAAATAAAGGAGAAAGACAAAAATTACTTTCTTTGGCTGAATCCTTACCTTATCAAGTGATTAACGATTCTCCAACAGTAAAACATTACACTGAATGGAGTGAATACGATAAATTAAACCTTACAATCTTTCCAAGTAAAGAGGAGATAAAGAAGAAATATGAATTAGAAGGATATAGGACAATTTATATTCAAGATGATTTCATAAGCGGTGGATTAGTATCCGAAGAACCAACTAATAGTTTAATAAAACCAGAAGAACATAAACTAGTCGCATTAACTTTAGCTCTATCAAGAAAAATCAAGATAGATATAGAAAAATCGGATAAAGTGCTTATTTATCATAGAGTAGCAGAGAGAAATTACTTTTCTCCAGCAAATATTGAAATAAATGTAAAAGATGGTGCAATAACTGATATAGTATATTTAGCTGAAAATGAAATACCTAATTCTCTCCAAACAGCAATAACTTCATTAAGAGTATCTAGAGATTCTCAAGCGAACTTTACTTTAATTTCTACTTCCTCTTATATTTACAATTACGTAAAAGTATATTGTGAAGGAGAACTTAATAGTACTATATTTGCGACAAAATCAAAGATGGCACATATTGAATATACAACAATCCTTGATAAGGAATCTAAATCAGTTTTTAGTGCAAAATCAATTGGAACAAATGATGATAAAATTGACATTAGAATTATTGTACAACATCAAGGACAAAAAAGTGTAAGTGATGGAAATTTGAAGGGAATAGCGACAGATAATGCGTTTGTTGTTATAAGAGGAGACGCATCAATAAATGAAACTGCTTTAGACTCTTCTACCTCTATAATAGGAAGGGCATTTATTTTAGGAAAAGACGCTAAAGCAATAGTTGCACCAATGTTAGAAGTTAAAACTGGTAGAGTTATGATGGCTAAACACTCTGCATCAGTATCAAGGGTGCCTGAGGATTTAATATTCTATTTGGAGAATAGAGGATTGAGCAGAAAGGAAGCAGAATCATTCTTAATTAGAGGCTTTATTGAAGATGAAAAAGATCCTGAAATATTAAAGAAAATAATTGAAGAAGTACTTACGTCCAGTAAGATAATAGTTTCGGTTTAG
- a CDS encoding radical SAM protein yields MVFGFVILKKFNVISISGGSCSLSCSYCNSTYIKSMESAISEEEFYKLVVKKYMKGTRGFLISGGFNPKGELLNLKRILPVMKKVKKEFEDIIFNVHPGLVDKTTIEEMRDVVDIVDYEFAYSPKAFESKGIERKREEYIKVLEDFIDYGPKYVVPHIILGFPNDEVEESIKIVSSLRPYLINFLVLIPTKGTPSESIPIPSISEIIKYIELGSRLMNGKVSVGCMRPYKIKDELDKLVVERNLVERIANPSRKIWNNIELYDACCSLPTEYLDKFKINSI; encoded by the coding sequence ATGGTATTTGGGTTCGTGATTTTAAAAAAATTTAATGTAATTAGCATATCTGGAGGCTCTTGCTCTCTTAGCTGTTCTTATTGCAACTCAACTTACATAAAAAGCATGGAATCTGCTATTTCGGAGGAAGAGTTTTATAAACTTGTAGTGAAAAAGTATATGAAAGGGACTAGAGGTTTTTTAATTAGTGGAGGTTTTAATCCTAAAGGGGAATTATTAAATTTAAAGAGAATTTTGCCAGTTATGAAAAAGGTAAAGAAGGAGTTTGAAGATATAATTTTTAACGTTCACCCTGGATTAGTAGATAAAACCACTATTGAAGAAATGAGAGATGTTGTTGACATAGTAGACTATGAGTTTGCCTATTCTCCAAAAGCGTTTGAAAGTAAAGGAATAGAAAGAAAAAGAGAAGAATACATAAAGGTCTTAGAGGATTTCATAGATTATGGACCAAAGTATGTTGTTCCACACATAATTTTAGGCTTCCCTAATGATGAGGTAGAGGAAAGTATAAAAATAGTTTCCTCTTTAAGGCCTTACCTAATTAACTTTTTAGTTCTAATACCAACTAAGGGAACTCCATCTGAAAGTATACCTATTCCTTCGATTTCTGAGATTATAAAATACATAGAGTTAGGAAGTAGATTAATGAATGGGAAAGTCAGTGTTGGTTGTATGAGACCATATAAAATTAAGGATGAACTTGATAAGCTAGTAGTAGAAAGGAATCTAGTCGAAAGAATTGCTAATCCTTCAAGAAAGATCTGGAATAATATAGAATTATATGACGCTTGTTGTAGCTTACCTACTGAGTATTTAGATAAATTTAAGATAAATTCAATTTAA
- a CDS encoding ribbon-helix-helix protein, CopG family: MRVVTFKVEEDLLQQLDLYALNNRISRSEIIREALIRYLSEKKAAAGI, encoded by the coding sequence ATGAGAGTAGTAACATTTAAAGTAGAAGAAGACCTATTGCAGCAATTAGACCTTTATGCGTTAAATAATAGGATAAGTAGAAGCGAAATTATAAGAGAGGCTTTAATAAGGTATTTAAGTGAGAAAAAAGCCGCTGCGGGGATTTGA
- a CDS encoding radical SAM protein, whose translation MKVLLSAGTYYFLKKGIKISETAYALQYGGCEGKCKFCTQSIYSKADKSYLSRVKWYLTELDESVSNKLLAFTRFCLQTVIKKNFVEEVIDILELVKNKHKSVTITPIDISYLYKFKELGVDYLGVGLDTVKSLWDYVGKPYSFEEYIKFIKEAVKVFGNGHVYAHLIVGLGESDEELIAVMKMLKDIGANVALFAFTPIKGTPFENLPRPSLERYRNIQKIRYSLFYGKETDFAYLTSGCPSCDRPYYNEDPREKLYNIPLRDLKWYLGS comes from the coding sequence ATGAAAGTTTTGCTTTCAGCAGGAACTTATTATTTTTTGAAAAAAGGGATAAAGATTAGTGAGACTGCCTATGCTTTACAATATGGAGGGTGTGAAGGTAAATGTAAGTTTTGTACACAGTCAATTTACAGTAAAGCTGATAAATCATATCTATCAAGGGTAAAATGGTATTTGACTGAGTTAGACGAATCAGTAAGTAACAAACTTTTAGCCTTTACTCGTTTTTGTTTGCAAACAGTTATTAAGAAGAATTTTGTTGAAGAAGTTATAGATATTCTCGAACTTGTGAAGAATAAACATAAATCTGTTACAATAACACCTATTGACATTTCTTACCTTTATAAATTCAAAGAGTTAGGAGTAGATTATCTTGGAGTTGGATTAGATACTGTTAAAAGTTTATGGGATTATGTTGGAAAACCTTACTCTTTTGAAGAATATATAAAATTCATAAAAGAGGCTGTAAAAGTATTTGGAAATGGTCACGTTTATGCTCATTTAATAGTAGGTTTGGGAGAGAGTGATGAGGAGTTAATTGCAGTTATGAAAATGCTAAAAGATATTGGAGCAAATGTTGCACTTTTTGCCTTTACTCCCATTAAAGGTACTCCTTTTGAAAATTTGCCAAGGCCAAGCTTAGAAAGGTATAGGAATATTCAGAAAATTAGATATTCTCTCTTTTATGGAAAAGAAACTGATTTTGCTTATCTAACTTCTGGTTGTCCCTCTTGTGATAGACCTTATTATAATGAAGATCCGAGAGAAAAGCTGTATAATATTCCTTTAAGGGATCTAAAATGGTATTTGGGTTCGTGA
- the nadC gene encoding carboxylating nicotinate-nucleotide diphosphorylase — protein sequence MITQLIINKLLTFLEEDIYPEDITSKIVSGIKCKAVIVSKDEGVLAGQKFIIPFLEYLGVKVINYLQDGTQIKKKDILLEMEGEAETILGVERLTLNLLGKLSGIATVTKLMTDLARKVNPNVKIAGTRKTTPGLRIFEKYAIEVGGGDPHRFNLSDAVLIKDNHIALLGSIKEAVIKAKKLNSFTKKIEVEVSTYKHAIEAYEAGADAILLDNMKPEEIEPIVRDLKGKIIIEASGGITPDNVIEYAKTGVDIISSGYITHSSRSLDFSLDIFKS from the coding sequence GTGATAACACAATTAATTATAAACAAACTTCTCACATTCCTAGAAGAAGATATTTACCCAGAAGATATAACAAGTAAAATCGTCTCTGGAATTAAATGTAAAGCAGTTATTGTTTCTAAAGATGAAGGAGTTTTAGCTGGTCAAAAGTTCATTATACCGTTTCTTGAATATCTCGGAGTAAAAGTAATAAACTACCTTCAAGATGGTACACAAATAAAAAAGAAAGATATACTTCTTGAGATGGAAGGAGAGGCGGAAACTATTCTAGGAGTAGAAAGATTAACATTAAATCTTTTAGGTAAACTATCTGGAATTGCCACAGTAACTAAATTAATGACTGATTTAGCAAGAAAAGTCAATCCTAACGTCAAAATTGCTGGAACTAGGAAAACTACCCCTGGATTAAGGATATTTGAAAAATATGCAATCGAAGTAGGTGGAGGAGACCCTCATAGATTTAATTTATCTGATGCAGTTCTCATCAAAGATAATCACATAGCGCTTTTAGGGAGTATAAAGGAAGCTGTTATAAAAGCTAAAAAACTTAATAGCTTTACAAAGAAGATCGAGGTTGAAGTTTCCACTTATAAACATGCAATAGAAGCTTATGAAGCTGGTGCTGATGCAATACTTTTAGATAACATGAAACCAGAAGAAATAGAACCCATAGTAAGGGATTTAAAAGGGAAAATAATAATAGAAGCTTCTGGGGGAATTACGCCAGATAATGTAATTGAATATGCTAAAACTGGTGTAGACATAATTTCTAGCGGTTATATTACACACAGCTCTAGGTCTTTAGACTTCTCTCTTGACATATTTAAATCATAA
- a CDS encoding hydrogenase, which yields MNEIIELVSMLVIISAFYIQGQAYYKPLIEASGLQSVIIGFLSAYLGVMTGTLDYYILAVIIILLRGYLIPKILLRTIKGKYEERERITGVASLLVIDLAFFFSAVLIIYEIIISRIIPHSFYIVFALSLFFQGLFLIASRKATPVQIIGYIEEENALVMLGIFLIPIPLLIEASVFLDVLALTVISTILILEKKEHRVIEELKG from the coding sequence ATGAATGAGATAATAGAATTAGTATCTATGTTGGTTATTATAAGTGCTTTTTATATTCAAGGACAGGCATATTATAAACCTTTAATTGAAGCCAGTGGATTGCAATCAGTTATAATTGGTTTTTTATCCGCATATCTAGGAGTTATGACTGGAACTTTGGATTATTATATTTTAGCAGTAATTATTATATTACTGAGAGGATACTTAATTCCTAAAATTTTGCTAAGAACAATTAAAGGGAAATATGAGGAAAGAGAGAGAATTACTGGAGTAGCATCTTTGTTAGTTATCGACTTAGCGTTCTTTTTCTCAGCTGTGTTAATAATTTATGAGATAATAATTTCAAGAATTATTCCTCATTCTTTTTACATAGTTTTTGCTTTATCTCTGTTTTTCCAAGGATTATTTTTAATTGCTTCAAGGAAAGCTACACCAGTACAGATTATAGGATATATTGAGGAGGAGAATGCTTTAGTTATGTTAGGTATATTTCTTATTCCTATACCACTTTTAATAGAAGCCAGTGTATTTTTAGACGTATTAGCCTTAACTGTTATCTCTACAATACTGATTTTGGAGAAGAAAGAGCATAGAGTGATTGAAGAGTTAAAGGGATGA